In the Streptomyces sp. SJL17-4 genome, TCGTACGGGCGGCGGACGCCCAACCCTCCTAGCCTAAGCCATGGAGGCCTGGGCGTCCGCCAACCCAGTGCTTACCGAGAGACTCCGGTCATCCCAAGTAAGGGATTACCAGGAGCTCTTGGTCACGCCCGGCAGCTCGCCACGGTGAGCCATCTCACGAAGGCACACGCGGCACAGGCCGAACTTGCGGTACACGGAGTGGGGTCGACCACAACGCTGGCAGCGCGTGTAGCCACGCACGCCGAACTTGGGCTTGCGGGCAGCCTTCGCGATGAGAGCCTTCTTCGCCATCTCGCTTACGCCTCCTTGAACGGGAAGCCGAGGTGACGCAGAAGGGCACGGCCCTCGTCGTCGTTGG is a window encoding:
- a CDS encoding type Z 30S ribosomal protein S14 gives rise to the protein MAKKALIAKAARKPKFGVRGYTRCQRCGRPHSVYRKFGLCRVCLREMAHRGELPGVTKSSW